One segment of Trichlorobacter ammonificans DNA contains the following:
- a CDS encoding four helix bundle suffix domain-containing protein, whose translation MGGGEGLIPRHGGYRNLKSFQIAQLVYDVTVRFCERYIDRFSRTRDQMVQAARSGVQNIAEGSQASGTSKKTELKLTNVARASLEELKLDYEDFLRQHGLPLWEREDPRRKGLVARRCGTADEVAAWCKEVHGQGFCGLGGPNGQNGRDGQSRASTSSMMSTASTKTPEPHPTYPEIAANAALTLLAVACSLLDRQLAAQAAAFEKEGGFTERLYRTRSQARRKP comes from the coding sequence ATGGGTGGGGGTGAGGGGTTGATTCCCAGGCATGGCGGCTATCGCAACCTGAAAAGCTTTCAGATTGCCCAACTGGTCTATGATGTGACCGTCCGTTTCTGCGAGCGCTACATCGACCGCTTCAGCCGCACCCGCGACCAGATGGTGCAGGCGGCGCGCAGCGGCGTGCAGAACATCGCCGAAGGAAGCCAGGCTTCCGGCACCTCGAAGAAGACCGAGCTGAAACTGACCAACGTAGCCCGCGCCAGCCTGGAAGAGCTGAAGCTGGATTATGAAGACTTTCTGCGCCAGCATGGGCTGCCGCTCTGGGAGCGGGAAGACCCGCGCCGGAAGGGGTTGGTGGCGCGGCGATGCGGGACGGCGGATGAGGTGGCGGCTTGGTGCAAGGAAGTGCACGGGCAGGGTTTTTGTGGACTTGGTGGACCAAATGGACAGAATGGACGTGATGGACAGTCCAGAGCGTCCACGTCGTCCATGATGTCCACAGCGTCCACAAAAACGCCTGAACCCCACCCCACCTACCCAGAAATTGCTGCCAACGCCGCCCTCACCCTGCTGGCCGTCGCCTGCTCCCTGCTGGACCGCCAGCTTGCCGCCCAAGCTGCGGCCTTTGAAAAAGAAGGGGGCTTCACCGAACGCCTCTACCGCACCCGCAGCCAGGCCAGGAGAAAACCATGA
- a CDS encoding virulence RhuM family protein — protein MTQQQAGEILFYQTEDGRIRLECRFEDESLWLTQAAMAELYQVTPQNVTLHLKAIYEEGELEQTTTCKDYLQVQSEGGREVSRTRKFYNLDAILAVGYRVRSHRGTQFRRWATDRLKEYLVKGFTMDDERLKNPPVAGSAVPDYFDEMLARIRDIRASERRMYLRVKEIFTLAGDYDPSWPETTKFFSVIQNKLHFAATGMTAPELIHSRADHTKANMGLTSFKAGEVRKTDVTIAKNYLTEKEIDELNRIVVMWLDYAEDQARRRKQVFMKDWEQKLDEFLRFNDRRVLENAGSVSKKHAETHARDEYDQFAQRRREHKEAVGEEESIKALEEAARVFGGGQKKVGGGE, from the coding sequence ATGACCCAACAGCAGGCAGGAGAGATTCTTTTCTACCAGACCGAAGACGGACGCATCCGGCTGGAATGCCGCTTTGAGGACGAATCGCTGTGGCTGACCCAGGCTGCTATGGCTGAGCTGTATCAGGTCACGCCTCAGAACGTTACATTGCATCTGAAAGCGATCTACGAGGAAGGCGAACTGGAGCAGACAACAACCTGTAAGGATTACTTACAAGTTCAATCAGAAGGCGGGCGCGAGGTCTCCCGGACCCGGAAGTTTTACAATTTGGACGCGATCCTGGCCGTTGGCTACCGGGTCCGCTCCCACCGGGGCACCCAGTTCCGCAGGTGGGCCACTGACCGGCTGAAAGAATATCTTGTCAAGGGCTTCACCATGGACGACGAGCGGCTGAAGAATCCGCCCGTGGCCGGCTCGGCCGTTCCTGATTATTTCGACGAGATGCTGGCCCGTATCCGCGACATCCGTGCCAGCGAACGCCGGATGTATCTGCGGGTGAAAGAGATTTTCACCCTGGCCGGTGATTATGACCCGTCTTGGCCGGAGACTACCAAGTTCTTCAGCGTTATTCAGAACAAGCTGCATTTTGCCGCAACCGGCATGACTGCTCCGGAGCTTATCCACAGCCGTGCCGACCATACCAAAGCAAATATGGGGCTCACGAGCTTCAAAGCTGGTGAGGTTCGCAAAACCGATGTAACCATTGCCAAAAACTATCTGACTGAGAAAGAAATTGATGAACTGAACCGGATCGTGGTCATGTGGCTGGATTACGCCGAAGATCAGGCCCGGCGGCGCAAGCAGGTGTTCATGAAGGACTGGGAGCAGAAGCTGGATGAGTTTCTGCGTTTCAATGACCGGCGGGTGCTGGAAAATGCCGGTTCGGTCAGCAAAAAGCATGCGGAAACCCATGCCCGTGATGAGTATGACCAGTTTGCCCAACGGCGGCGGGAGCATAAGGAAGCTGTTGGGGAGGAAGAGTCGATAAAGGCGCTGGAGGAAGCGGCGCGGGTGTTTGGTGGTGGGCAGAAGAAGGTTGGGGGTGGGGAATGA
- a CDS encoding restriction endonuclease subunit S: protein MKKIGDLFDVQLGKMLNEKAKQGNLLPYLANFNVRWGSFDLTRLNEMTFSEKERKKFSLERGDLLMCEGGEIGRCAVWEEAYQPIYFQKALHRLRPLSRGTNAEFYCYFMQYIASKGDLPKLVGETSIAHLTREKLLCLRVPAPPLPEQTAIASLLSIWDLAIEKTERLIAAKEKQYLGLLSRLITNGRYPHSHIREFATEVSRRNSGAAIVQVLSVTNRNGFVLPEDQFERQVASSDLSNYKVVTNGQYAYNPSRINVGSIARLDNWNIGVLSPMYVVFKLDEAKVNSDFFLHWLESHEAKQRISKSAQGSVRETVSFTDLAAIPFPLPFIDQQKQIAAILTTARQEIDLLKKQAEAYRRQKRGLMQRLLTGEWRVKVS from the coding sequence ATGAAGAAAATCGGAGATCTGTTTGATGTTCAACTGGGTAAAATGCTTAACGAAAAAGCCAAACAGGGCAATTTGTTACCATATTTAGCTAACTTTAATGTCAGGTGGGGTTCATTCGATCTCACACGACTAAACGAGATGACTTTTTCTGAAAAGGAACGAAAGAAGTTCTCTCTTGAGCGTGGCGACTTACTCATGTGCGAAGGTGGAGAAATCGGTCGATGTGCCGTTTGGGAAGAGGCATATCAACCAATTTATTTCCAAAAAGCGCTACATCGACTTCGCCCTTTAAGTCGCGGCACCAATGCAGAATTTTACTGCTACTTCATGCAGTATATTGCCTCAAAAGGTGACTTGCCAAAGCTGGTTGGCGAAACGAGTATCGCTCACCTTACAAGAGAAAAACTTCTTTGCTTACGCGTTCCTGCCCCTCCACTCCCCGAACAAACCGCCATCGCCTCCCTGCTCTCCATCTGGGATCTTGCCATCGAAAAAACCGAGCGGCTGATTGCGGCCAAGGAGAAGCAGTATTTAGGCCTGCTCAGCCGCTTGATAACAAATGGCAGATATCCACACAGCCATATTCGGGAGTTTGCCACTGAAGTTTCACGGCGGAACAGTGGTGCGGCAATCGTACAAGTTCTCAGCGTCACCAACCGTAATGGTTTTGTCCTTCCAGAAGATCAATTTGAACGTCAGGTTGCCAGCAGTGACCTGAGCAATTACAAGGTTGTTACCAACGGGCAGTATGCCTACAACCCTTCCCGTATTAATGTCGGATCAATTGCACGGCTGGATAATTGGAACATCGGCGTTCTCAGCCCGATGTATGTAGTTTTCAAGCTTGATGAAGCGAAGGTCAATTCTGATTTTTTTCTTCATTGGCTTGAATCGCATGAAGCCAAGCAGCGAATCAGCAAGAGCGCTCAAGGCAGTGTGCGCGAGACCGTCAGCTTTACAGACCTCGCAGCAATTCCGTTTCCTCTTCCATTCATTGACCAGCAAAAACAGATCGCCGCCATCCTCACCACCGCTCGCCAGGAAATCGACCTACTGAAAAAACAGGCCGAAGCCTATCGCAGACAGAAGCGCGGACTGATGCAGCGGCTGTTGACCGGGGAATGGCGGGTGAAGGTCTCGTAG